AGTTTGAGCACTGTTACCGGAATATGCTCACCCGCGTCATTAAAGACACGCGTCATTCCGATTTTTCTTGCAATCACACCGCTACGCATAACGCTGTTCCTTCACTTAATAAAATTCGTGTCTACAGTTTAATTTCCACATCAACGCCAGCAGCCAAATCAAGCTTCATAAGCGCATCAACAGTCTGTGGTGTTGGGTCAATAATGTCCAACAACCGCTTGTGAGTCCGCATTTCAAACTGCTCACGGCTCTTCTTATCAATGTGAGGAGAGCGCAATACAGTAAATCTGCTGATATTAGTAGGCAGAGGAATCGGGCCACGGACATTTGCCCCGGTACGCTTGGCCGTATTCACAATCTCGTTCGTAGACTGGTCGAGAATGCGGTGATCGAATGCCTTTAACCGAATACGAATATTCTGGTTTTCCATGACTCTATTCCTTTTTCAATCAGCAAAAAGAGAGGCACAAGACCTCTCTTCAAAAAG
The SAR116 cluster alpha proteobacterium HIMB100 DNA segment above includes these coding regions:
- a CDS encoding ribosomal protein S10, bacterial/organelle (PFAM: Ribosomal protein S10p/S20e~TIGRFAM: ribosomal protein S10, bacterial/organelle) codes for the protein MENQNIRIRLKAFDHRILDQSTNEIVNTAKRTGANVRGPIPLPTNISRFTVLRSPHIDKKSREQFEMRTHKRLLDIIDPTPQTVDALMKLDLAAGVDVEIKL